From Streptomyces sp. TLI_105, the proteins below share one genomic window:
- a CDS encoding efflux RND transporter permease subunit, translating to MSWLSRFSLAQRALIGLMSIVAIVFGAIAIPQLKQQLFPSIELPMVSVLAPYQGASPDVVEKQVVEPLESNLKAVDGLKSVTSTASEGMAVVMASFDYGDESTKQLVADVQQAVNRARAQLPDTVDPQVIAGSTDDMPTVVLAAASDKDPQALADQLERTVVPALEDIAGVGQVSVSGVQDLQVSVTPDERKLAAAGLNTMKLAEALRSGGATLPAGAFSEAGKSRTIQVGGGYTSLKQIEDLRIPAAVPGKGKAVRLGDVATVKQEESPRTSLTRTNGKPSLAVFATMDKDGSAVAISDAVEKKLPELRRDLGAGAELTVVSDQGPAVAKAVSGLTTEGALGLVMAVLVILVFLASIRSTLVTAVSIPLSVVLALIVLWTRDLSLNMLTLGALTIAIGRVVDDSIVVLENIKRHLGYGEERQSAILTAVREVAGAVTSSTLTTVAVFLPIGLTGGMIGELFGSFSLTVTAALLASLLVSLTVVPVLSYWFLRAPKGTSEDLAEARRLAEEKEEKSRLQRLYVPVLRFATRRRFMSLAIALVVLVVTFGMAPLLKTNFFDQGEQEVLSIQQELAPGTSLSASDEAAKKVEKLLADTEGVKDYQVTVGSSGFMAAFGGATGSNQASYKVSLGDSASYEKTRDAIEKGLDALDGVGDTTIAAGDGFGSQDLSVVVKAADPEVLKKASEQVRAAIAGLKDVTDVQSDLSQSVPRISVKANARAADAGFDTTSLGAIVAQAVRGTPAAKATLDDSERDVLITSAHPATTLAALRALPLGPVKLGDVATVELVPGPVSMTRIDGARAATITAKPVGDNTGAVSATLQSKISALDLPEGATATIGGVSEDQNEAFLNLFLAMLAAVAIVFMLLVATFRSLVQPLILLVSIPFAATGAIGLLVATGTAMGVPAMIGMLMLIGIVVTNAIVLIDLINQYRAQGLGVVEAVIEGGRHRLRPILMTALATIFALLPMALGITGEGGFIAQPLAVVVIGGLITSTLLTLLLVPTLYAMVELRKERRAKKKAAKRAAKSGEVPVPPQAKEPTTV from the coding sequence ATGGTCTCGGTCCTCGCCCCGTACCAGGGCGCCTCTCCCGATGTGGTCGAGAAGCAGGTCGTCGAGCCGCTGGAGAGCAACCTGAAGGCCGTCGACGGCCTCAAGTCGGTCACCTCCACCGCCTCCGAGGGCATGGCCGTCGTCATGGCCTCCTTCGACTACGGCGACGAGTCGACGAAGCAGCTCGTCGCCGACGTCCAGCAGGCCGTGAACCGGGCCCGCGCCCAGCTGCCCGACACGGTCGACCCGCAGGTGATCGCCGGTTCGACGGACGACATGCCGACCGTCGTCCTCGCCGCCGCCTCGGACAAGGACCCGCAGGCGCTCGCCGACCAGCTGGAGCGGACCGTCGTGCCCGCCCTGGAGGACATCGCGGGCGTCGGCCAGGTCTCCGTCAGCGGCGTCCAGGACCTCCAGGTCTCCGTGACCCCGGACGAGCGGAAGCTCGCCGCGGCCGGACTGAACACGATGAAGCTCGCCGAGGCCCTGCGCTCCGGCGGCGCCACCCTGCCGGCCGGTGCCTTCTCGGAGGCCGGCAAGTCCCGCACGATCCAGGTCGGCGGCGGCTACACCTCGCTCAAGCAGATCGAGGACCTGCGCATCCCCGCGGCCGTCCCCGGCAAGGGCAAGGCGGTCCGCCTCGGCGACGTCGCCACCGTGAAGCAGGAGGAGTCCCCGCGCACCTCCCTCACGCGGACGAACGGCAAGCCCAGCCTCGCCGTGTTCGCCACCATGGACAAGGACGGCAGCGCCGTCGCGATCTCCGATGCCGTCGAGAAGAAGCTCCCCGAGCTGCGCCGCGACCTCGGCGCCGGCGCCGAGCTGACCGTGGTCTCCGACCAGGGCCCGGCCGTCGCCAAGGCCGTCTCCGGCCTGACCACGGAGGGCGCGCTCGGCCTCGTCATGGCCGTCCTGGTGATCCTGGTCTTCCTCGCGTCCATCCGCTCGACGCTGGTGACCGCGGTCTCCATCCCGCTCTCGGTCGTCCTCGCCCTCATCGTGCTGTGGACCCGCGACCTCTCGCTGAACATGCTGACGCTCGGCGCGCTCACCATCGCCATCGGCCGGGTCGTCGACGACTCGATCGTGGTCCTGGAGAACATCAAGCGGCACCTGGGCTACGGCGAGGAGCGCCAGAGCGCGATCCTCACCGCGGTCCGCGAGGTGGCGGGCGCCGTCACCTCCTCGACCCTCACCACCGTCGCCGTCTTCCTGCCGATCGGCCTGACCGGCGGCATGATCGGCGAGCTGTTCGGCTCGTTCTCGCTGACGGTCACGGCGGCCCTGCTCGCCTCGCTGCTGGTCTCCCTGACCGTGGTCCCCGTCCTCTCGTACTGGTTCCTGCGCGCCCCCAAGGGCACCTCGGAGGACCTGGCCGAGGCCCGCAGGCTGGCCGAGGAGAAGGAGGAGAAGAGCCGCCTCCAGCGCCTGTACGTGCCGGTCCTGCGGTTCGCGACCCGGCGCCGCTTCATGAGCCTGGCCATCGCGCTCGTCGTCCTGGTCGTCACCTTCGGCATGGCCCCGCTCCTGAAGACGAACTTCTTCGACCAGGGCGAGCAGGAGGTCCTCAGCATCCAGCAGGAGCTGGCGCCCGGCACCAGCCTGAGCGCCTCCGACGAGGCCGCGAAGAAGGTCGAGAAGCTCCTCGCGGACACCGAGGGCGTCAAGGACTACCAGGTGACCGTCGGCTCCTCCGGCTTCATGGCGGCCTTCGGCGGCGCCACCGGCTCCAACCAGGCCTCGTACAAGGTGAGCCTGGGCGACTCCGCCTCGTACGAGAAGACGCGTGACGCCATCGAGAAGGGCCTCGACGCGCTCGACGGGGTCGGCGACACCACCATCGCCGCCGGCGACGGCTTCGGCTCCCAGGACCTGAGCGTGGTCGTCAAGGCCGCCGACCCGGAGGTCCTCAAGAAGGCCTCCGAGCAGGTCCGGGCCGCGATCGCCGGACTGAAGGACGTCACCGACGTCCAGAGCGACCTCTCGCAGTCCGTCCCGCGGATCTCCGTGAAGGCGAACGCCAGGGCGGCCGACGCCGGCTTCGACACCACCTCGCTCGGCGCGATCGTCGCCCAGGCCGTCCGGGGCACCCCGGCCGCCAAGGCGACCCTCGACGACAGCGAGCGGGACGTCCTCATCACCTCGGCGCACCCGGCCACCACCCTGGCCGCGCTCCGGGCGCTGCCGCTCGGCCCGGTGAAGCTGGGCGACGTCGCCACCGTCGAACTGGTCCCCGGCCCGGTCTCGATGACCCGGATCGACGGTGCGCGCGCCGCGACGATCACGGCCAAGCCGGTCGGCGACAACACCGGCGCGGTGAGCGCCACCCTGCAGTCGAAGATCAGCGCGCTCGACCTGCCGGAGGGCGCCACCGCGACCATCGGCGGTGTCTCCGAGGACCAGAACGAGGCCTTCCTCAACCTGTTCCTGGCGATGCTCGCGGCCGTCGCGATCGTCTTCATGCTCCTGGTGGCGACCTTCAGGTCGCTGGTCCAGCCGCTGATCCTGCTGGTCTCGATCCCGTTCGCGGCGACCGGCGCGATCGGCCTCCTGGTGGCCACCGGCACGGCGATGGGCGTGCCGGCGATGATCGGCATGCTGATGCTCATCGGCATCGTCGTCACCAACGCGATCGTCCTGATCGACCTGATCAACCAGTACCGGGCGCAGGGCCTGGGCGTCGTCGAAGCGGTGATCGAGGGCGGCCGGCACCGGCTCCGCCCGATCCTGATGACCGCCCTGGCGACGATCTTCGCCCTGCTGCCGATGGCCCTCGGCATCACCGGCGAGGGCGGCTTCATCGCCCAGCCGCTGGCGGTGGTGGTGATCGGCGGTCTGATCACCTCGACGCTGCTGACCCTGCTCCTCGTCCCGACGCTCTACGCGATGGTGGAGCTCCGCAAGGAGCGCCGCGCGAAGAAGAAGGCGGCGAAGCGGGCGGCGAAGTCCGGCGAGGTGCCGGTCCCGCCGCAGGCGAAGGAGCCGACGACGGTCTGA
- the nadA gene encoding quinolinate synthase NadA: protein MRDVTTAQPRHELDVQPTPLALLLLGREADPKSERGVECPGDLPSPSDPDLVERARAAKEKLGDKVFVLGHHYQRDEVIQFADVTGDSFKLARDAAAKPEAEYIVFCGVHFMAESADILTGDEQKVVLPDLAAGCSMADMATAEQVAECWDVLTEAGIAEQVVPVSYMNSSADIKAFTGKHGGTICTSSNAERALNWAFEQGEKVLFLPDQHLGRNTAVRDMGMSLDDCVLYNPHKPNGGLTVEELRAAKMILWRGHCSVHGRFSLDSVNDVRERIPGVNVLVHPECKHEVVSAADYVGSTEYIINTLEAAPAGSKWAIGTELNLVRRLANRFADQDKEIVFLDKTVCFCSTMNRIDLPHLVWTLESLAEGNLVNQIQVDKETESFAKLALERMLALP from the coding sequence ACCACGGCCCAACCCCGTCATGAGCTCGACGTCCAGCCGACGCCGCTCGCCCTGCTCCTGCTCGGCCGCGAGGCCGACCCGAAGAGCGAGCGCGGCGTGGAGTGTCCTGGCGATCTGCCGTCGCCCTCCGACCCTGACCTCGTGGAGCGTGCCCGCGCCGCGAAGGAGAAGCTCGGGGACAAGGTCTTCGTGCTCGGCCACCACTACCAGCGCGACGAGGTCATCCAGTTCGCCGACGTGACCGGTGACTCCTTCAAGCTCGCGCGCGACGCCGCCGCCAAGCCCGAGGCCGAGTACATCGTCTTCTGCGGTGTGCACTTCATGGCCGAGTCGGCCGACATCCTCACCGGCGACGAGCAGAAGGTCGTCCTGCCCGACCTCGCGGCCGGCTGCTCGATGGCCGACATGGCCACCGCCGAGCAGGTCGCCGAGTGCTGGGACGTGCTGACCGAGGCCGGCATAGCCGAACAGGTCGTGCCCGTCTCGTACATGAACTCCTCGGCCGACATCAAGGCCTTCACCGGCAAGCACGGGGGCACGATCTGCACCTCGTCCAACGCCGAGCGGGCCCTGAACTGGGCCTTCGAGCAGGGCGAGAAGGTGCTCTTCCTGCCGGACCAGCACCTGGGCCGCAACACCGCCGTCCGCGACATGGGCATGTCCCTGGACGACTGTGTGCTCTACAACCCGCACAAGCCGAACGGCGGGCTCACCGTCGAGGAGCTGCGCGCCGCCAAGATGATCCTGTGGCGGGGCCACTGCTCGGTGCACGGCCGCTTCTCGCTGGACTCGGTCAACGACGTGCGCGAGCGCATCCCGGGCGTGAACGTGCTCGTCCACCCCGAGTGCAAGCACGAGGTCGTCTCCGCCGCGGACTACGTGGGCTCGACCGAGTACATCATCAACACCCTGGAGGCGGCCCCGGCCGGTTCCAAGTGGGCCATCGGCACGGAGCTGAACCTCGTCCGGCGGCTGGCGAACCGGTTCGCCGACCAGGACAAGGAGATCGTCTTCCTCGACAAGACGGTCTGCTTCTGCTCGACCATGAACCGCATCGACCTCCCCCACCTGGTGTGGACCCTGGAGTCCCTGGCCGAGGGCAACCTCGTCAACCAGATCCAGGTCGACAAGGAGACGGAGAGCTTCGCCAAGCTCGCCCTGGAGCGGATGCTGGCCCTGCCGTAA